A genomic window from Trueperella bialowiezensis includes:
- a CDS encoding GNAT family N-acetyltransferase encodes MEYDHDRCDEPVVDRVGPSAAPLMSAVEAVEAVEGRLRRATPADLEMVVEMRAVMFAAMGAKVDESWLEPARAWFAANFDDPDLGIFFIEWKGRVVSCGVGQIRRTIPSAGNPSGVDVYVNTVVTREEARGRGFARAVTQAVLDWGRSRGATRAELLATPAGRPIYEGLSFAEFGNVAMRAPLTDRS; translated from the coding sequence GTGGAATACGATCATGATCGGTGCGATGAACCGGTTGTCGATCGTGTCGGGCCATCCGCCGCGCCGTTGATGTCGGCCGTGGAAGCCGTGGAAGCCGTGGAAGGAAGGCTCCGCCGGGCCACGCCTGCTGATCTGGAGATGGTGGTCGAGATGCGGGCGGTGATGTTCGCGGCGATGGGCGCAAAGGTTGATGAGTCGTGGCTGGAGCCGGCTCGGGCCTGGTTTGCCGCCAATTTCGATGATCCCGATCTGGGTATTTTCTTCATCGAGTGGAAGGGCCGTGTGGTGTCGTGTGGCGTGGGGCAGATTCGGCGTACGATCCCGTCGGCGGGCAATCCTTCGGGTGTCGATGTCTACGTCAATACGGTGGTGACCCGGGAGGAGGCGCGCGGCCGGGGTTTCGCCCGCGCCGTGACGCAGGCGGTGCTCGACTGGGGGCGCAGCCGGGGCGCGACCCGCGCCGAGTTGTTGGCGACGCCGGCCGGGCGGCCGATCTACGAGGGGCTCAGTTTCGCTGAGTTCGGCAACGTCGCGATGCGGGCGCCGTTGACGGACCGCTCTTAG
- a CDS encoding carboxymuconolactone decarboxylase family protein, with protein MKRLYIDKVHPEVFKALAAASQAASDAAEEAGLGLDLVELVKVRASQINGCLICLSIHMDVAREAGVPQRKLDLLTSWQEKKSPFTDEERAALALAEEVTRVDDTLAMDRALEIAGDAFTPEQVSAIAWNTIMIGAMNRLSIVSGHPPRR; from the coding sequence ATGAAGAGGCTGTATATCGACAAGGTGCATCCGGAGGTTTTTAAGGCGCTCGCGGCGGCGTCGCAGGCAGCATCGGATGCGGCCGAGGAGGCGGGGCTGGGGCTCGATCTGGTTGAGCTCGTCAAGGTGCGCGCCTCGCAGATTAACGGGTGTTTGATTTGTTTGTCGATTCATATGGATGTGGCGCGTGAGGCGGGGGTGCCGCAGCGCAAGCTCGATTTGCTCACGTCGTGGCAGGAGAAGAAGTCGCCGTTTACGGACGAGGAGCGGGCGGCGTTGGCGTTGGCCGAAGAGGTGACCCGCGTGGATGACACGTTGGCGATGGATCGTGCGCTCGAGATCGCTGGCGACGCGTTTACGCCCGAGCAGGTGTCAGCGATCGCGTGGAATACGATCATGATCGGTGCGATGAACCGGTTGTCGATCGTGTCGGGCCATCCGCCGCGCCGTTGA
- a CDS encoding nitroreductase family protein produces the protein MTTLSDLIHARRSVYHIGTNTEHTAESVADALRGIITRLPSAMNSQTTRLVVVSGDNNTKVWDSIHSDQKGALSPDMYERFAPRFTQAKQGLGTVLLFESRTAVENMGLNPARSEIYKENNHAITALAVWLQLTELGLGTSLQHFNVGYESGIRELLGLPDDFEMLAQMPFGSIETPGADKPALDPNERVILA, from the coding sequence ATGACGACCCTGTCCGACCTCATCCATGCCCGCCGCTCCGTCTACCACATCGGCACCAACACCGAACATACCGCCGAGTCCGTTGCCGACGCGCTCCGTGGCATCATCACCCGCCTCCCTTCGGCGATGAACAGCCAGACCACCCGCCTCGTCGTCGTCAGCGGCGACAACAACACGAAGGTGTGGGATTCGATCCACTCCGACCAAAAAGGAGCCCTCTCCCCCGACATGTACGAACGCTTCGCCCCACGCTTCACGCAAGCCAAACAGGGCCTCGGTACCGTGCTCCTCTTCGAAAGCCGCACCGCGGTTGAGAACATGGGCCTCAACCCCGCTCGCAGCGAAATCTACAAAGAGAACAACCATGCGATCACAGCCCTCGCCGTCTGGCTGCAACTCACCGAACTCGGCCTTGGAACCTCGCTGCAACACTTCAACGTCGGCTACGAATCGGGCATCCGCGAACTGCTCGGCCTGCCTGACGACTTCGAGATGCTCGCCCAAATGCCCTTCGGCTCCATCGAGACTCCCGGAGCCGACAAGCCTGCCCTCGATCCGAACGAACGGGTGATTCTGGCCTAA